tgaagatcacaaaaatatgtCTGGAAAGAGCTGAGAAGTcaacaggcatctaaagcccttcagcttccaagGCTCTAAGGTGGGCCCTGGACCCCTGGCCCCATTGTTCTgggcctttggcccgtcattcagacagactgaaatttggatggacagacaacatttcagacttgtccaacctgtgacagtctgcttaaaattccttatttcccacactctaataacatactgtattcccggactgcactgcagactacatgtaaagggtgcacgccatccttttatgtttatggtatcattaacacgcatgctcacaagccaaaatgataagatgctggaGCAGGAttactgcgtacacacacacacacacacacacacacacacgtgtcggctgtctggctactgctcgtgttcattaatagggtatccctgtactcactataccctgtgtatgtacatgggacacgtgCCGTTTTGGGGACCCccggccttactgggttgatgatcccccttcccattttcctggatccactCCTGAATTATGTGTCAGTCCATCCATCGATAAGTCCATAAATATGATGTCCAATAAATACATCAATACATCTTTCAATTGATTATTACAAAACATTTCCAATTTATATTTCATGATTTATTGATTGAAGGATAGATTGAATGATCGATTTCAATCTGTTCATCAATTTACAACCCCGTATCAGAAAAAGCTGGGACTGTATGGaacatgcaaataaaaaagaaagcagtcatTTATAAATTTGTTTTGACTTGTATTACATTGCAGAcactatgaacccaagatatttcatgttttgtctggtcaacttcatttcacttcctgtgtttcagtcctgcaacacattccaaaataaAGTTGAgagtggggcaatttagggctagtgatgaggtaaaactattaaataatgatgtgatttgaaacaggtgatatcaacaggtgattggaatcatgatttggtacaaaatcagtatccaggaaaggcctagtttttGAAGAgcgaagatgggccgaggatctctagTTCGTCTACAAAttcgtgagaaaattattgaaatgtttaaaaacaatgttcctcaaagaaagaaaggaagggatttggatatttcaccctcttcggtgcataatatcattaaatgattcaagggatCTGGAGGAATATTggagtgtaaagggcaagggctcaagcctaacctgaaccccatgatctccgatccctcactgcatcaagaaccatcattcatctcaagctgatagaaccacatgggcttgggattacactGGCAAACCTTTGGCAAGCACTACAGTActgtacagagttacatccacaaatcccatttaaaattttactgtgcaaaaaggaagccttgtgtTAACTGTGTCCGGAAGTGCTGTtgtcttctctgggctcggaggcatctgggatggaccatcacacagtggaaacgtgtattgtggtcagatgaatcaatattcagccctgcgataacctggcgacttgtccagggtgtaccccgcctctcacccgtagtcagctgggatagactccagcttgcctgcggccctgtagaacaggataaagcggctacagataatggatggatgaatcaatattccaggtgtttttttttttttggaagaaatggtcaCAGCGTGTTTTGGATCACAGATGAAATAGCCCATCCCGACTGTTCCCAGTCACAAGTCCAAATGGGGCTGTGTCTGTGCCCttgacaaaggtaacttacacctctgtgatggcagcattaatgcagaaaagtacattaagAGGACTTCAAAACGATAtcgtttccagggagatttcaacaagacaaagcaaaaccacattctacacacattacaaaggcgtggctgtggaagaagagggcgcggCTCTGCTGTCCTCAATAGAGAATGTGGTGAATTCTGAGATGAAAAATATGACATTGACAACCCCACACCGTcgtacaccttaagacctgtctacaggaagaataggacaaaataacacctgaaacgcttcgtcACTTGGTGTCTGCAGTCCCTAAACGTCTTTTAAGTGtcctgagaaggaatggcaacattacagagGTCAGTGCATTACCGTCCCAACTGGTTTTGAAACGTGtttattttggggggaaaaaaaaacgcatgaggtaaagcatcaaataatgtgccgttgtgttgttttgagtgcaatacaggtcaaagattatttacaaaatcattgttttcagttttaatttcattatactgccccaactttttctgattcggGGTTGTATCTTTCAGTCCAATCTTCAATTTATCCTTCAATAAATCGTTCCTTTAACGTGTCAGTAtcatgaaataaattgaaatgcaTTTTGTAATAATAAATTGAAAGATATTTAATTATTGATGTATGGATCGATCACAAAAATAATCCTCTAGATCAGTTTCAAACTACAAATTTAAAAAACGTGTAACGCAGCATCTTTCACGTGATGCTCGAGGTCACCTTTTTGAGTTTTATGTAACGTTGGAACTTATTACTGGTGACACTACAGTACAGCTAAAGTTCTTTTCATGATCATTTTTTTAATGCATGAAGTTGTGAATAAATAAATTTAGAATTGATGCCGGGGTCATATTAAAAGCCTTTATTGATATTTGGTCAGTACACAAAATGAATTGAAATCAGAATATGAATCCAACAAGATACATCTCAGAAAAACTACCCACAAATTAAACAAAAACTCTTTCCATGGGGATGAacagaaaatgtttttaaaacgttCGACATCAAGTAGCAAAGGACATTCTGAAGTAAGCGCAGGAAGTGAAAAACTCGCCTCCTGACTTAATCTTTATGGTACAACAGATGTTTATGACTTGTTTAGTTTAGTGAGCAAATTAAATATACAGACAGGGTGATGTTCAAATAACCTTGAGCTGCAATTAGAGCGCATTTTAAAACCTCAAAACATCAGTTATTTATTCTCATGCTGCTCATTTGTTATTCAATTCTTATACCGCTCAACAGAATCAGCTGTGTGATACTGCAAAATAAACGAGTTATGACTggaaatggctttaaaaaaaaaaatctggaattTTCAATTCCTGaagcaaaaaaaccaaaaaaaaaaaaaacctaactggCCTTAAATGTGTGGTTAATTTTTGCTTGCCatgagtaaaaaaacaaaaagtagacATTTTAAAGATTACAAAACGGATCCTGTGGAGGGGCTGGAGGCAGTCGTAGGAGCAGCTGCAGAGTCCAATCCGTTGTGAGTGGTGTGATGCGCGCCCACTGTCCTGGTGCTCTTGGCGACGGCTGCGGCCTCGTGGGAATCAGTGTTGGAGTCTGTGTCATTTGAGTGTTGAGTCATTGATGCCTCGCTGCCTGTTGGAGAGTCCACGCTCTCATAACCCGCGCTCAGCATCCCGTAGCCGTCCCCTGTGCCTTGGCTCGCTGCGCCCTCCGAGTGGTTAGACAGTTTGGCTCCACCCCCGTGGGCAGGACTGGAAGCACAGGGTGACCCTGGATAATCCTCATCAGCGCTGCTTGCCTCCCGATATGGGCCAGAGCTGGACAAGGCTCTCTGCGTGGAACCGTTCGAAGGACCGTTGAAGGCACGGCCGCAGTCTTTTGCCCCAGTCGAGCTGCCTGAGGGCGCCGTCTCAGTTTCAGCAGGAGGCTCGGAGGCGCTAGGAGGAGAAGGGGCAGTCCTGCTTGGACCTGCGCCACTAGAGGAACCCAGAGCCTGCGCTTGCTGAGACAGCTGCTGCCTGGTCTCCTTCAGCTGCTGCTGGAGAACCAGGATGGTGCTCTGCATGCCTTCTACCTCCTCATCCAACTGAATGATAAAGTCGTTCAACTCTAAACAACACAAGTATTGGAACTCAAACACAAAAATATAGCAAACCGTTTGTGATAAAATCATATATAGGCTGCGACGACAAAACTGTGGGTCAAAGACAAAAAAGGGATCGCATTTATATGCAACATAATAAAAAGGAAATCTTAAAAGTGCATACTTTACATCTTAAATAAATTTCACCACCTTACAAATAGACAGAAAGAACAAACTAGAAcagatttaagtatttttgtggtGTAACTTGGGATTTGTTTCTGGTTATTCAAATTTTAGTGTGAAAAATATTCCTCAAGTTTGACAGTTATCCTCTAATACCTGTTCAGTTTGttcaagctgtactgcctttcagatttttcaagtgtaggtcatgaaacgaattttcccgacacccagttatttttgttgagtaaccgaaagctactgaattcgaatcacagacttccaattttattagttttttttaatagaacaattaatggctctaaattctccgctattttttcctgcttcaccatgacccaatacaagatactacgtcaggcatcacatggtgggctttccccgttcacgcaaggcattgtgggataaaaatttgaaacaggagagaaaaatggaggacgtgagtgtgcgaatgaaacgtgaaagaacgactacagtaacggaaagaaagcgagaagaaaagacgttatgttatatacaaaggaaaggaaatgcaggaccaaactaataaatatgggcgctcagcgagcacctcggtgtgatcagctgttcgtttagcgacagaatgatggaactgtcagtgcacgctcaaagggaaacctgtagatggcagtaatgcaacactgtggatgccagctgccgtaaaacccaaaagaagaaggtaagcctgcgcatgcgcacacggacttcctctgtctgcttgactgcgccaagcgagcagtTTCATAcatattatttgctttaatcccctcaaattaaatatgaatggcctgatattttgagagatattacagaaataaacatatatcacaatgaccacatttcagacggaactacatttcagtgattttatgaaatcgaaagtctGTCTCACtttaaatacacatttgacaatctTGAATTACAATTAtctgagaattaaaaaaaaaaaaaaaaaaaaaaaaaaaaaagagtctggtCCTTTCAGACATTTGACCGATATCAAAATCTCGTCAGTTCAGATGCAGGTTACAACGACAAACCTATATCGATCCCTATAAGCATTTAACCACTCGTTCCTGAGATACTGCTCAAACGAGAATCTCATGGATGCACAGATGGATGACCCAAAAAACATTGGTGGAGACATAATACATTACATATAAACCATGAATTGATACTGTGCATGAAATTGCGTTTTCGTTTTTGACCCACAAAAGGATAAAAGTGCAAAGAATTGTTTCTCTCACCATCTTGGCTGCTCTTAAGCTCCTCGCTGTACTTTTTCTGCAGGGCGAGTTCAGCCTCTAGCTGGGCGATGCGGCCCTGTGACAGCTGCCTGCCCAGCTCCTGGTTCTCCTGGATCAGCATGCGACACTTCGCCATCAGCTTCTTACCAGTCTGGCTGCAAGGGAGACAAGTCTGACATCACATGGTGAACAGAGCCATGAGCACAACAAGGACAGCTGGAGTAACTGCCGAGCAGTACAACACTGCAGAATAACGTTCCATAACACCACCTTGGTCATTAGGTCAAATGATCCAAGACATTCAAAATGGTATGTGGGAGATGAACAGTTATGAGGAACCCTAACAGATGAGTGTCCCAGTCATAAATCAAAACTCAACCAACCCACAGATGAATGACTGAACCAATAAATTTCTCACAGTAACATTTGACAGTCAGTCACCAATTAgaaatgcgcacacacacacacacaccaaatataCATGGTTTTCTAAAGATGACGTAGCAACCTCAGAACATATACTTGGCATTTTCACACTTCAAGACCATCtatgtaaatatatataaaacaacTGTGTCAAGTTTACTTTTAACTTGTTCAAAAGTTTGCGTACACGTTAAATGACACTGAACTACGGGTGCCATTCTAATAGCTACAGTGTCCCGACAAGAACAGTGAGGGCCAAAACATACCATGAACTTTTACACCTTTTACCACAAGATATGTGCAGGACATAAATTAACGTATAGCTATAGGCAAACTTTTGTAATATGCACATGTAGAGTTCCTCTTCTGAAACTGAACTCCAGGAATATTTGAACACAATTATTACTGAGTATGTGTCTAAGTGGCAACAAGTTCTTAATTATTTTGCAAAGGTTTGACTGTAGGAGGTTACACTGATGTCGGGAAGCTGATATATTCAGTGTAACAAGTTGCCGCAAGTGCTACATGTTAAACATTAACGATGATAAAAACAAATGGTGGCGGCTCAAACCCtctgagaagaaagaaagaaagagaaattaGAAGCTTGGGTAATGGAGATGAGAAGATAAATGTTTTCGCTGAGATGATTAACTGTGTTCTAAAAATATGTCCAAAAAATAATATATTATATTCAAACATCACCTTGAGCCTAATGGTGAAGAATTATAAAACAAATGACACTCAACAGCTCGGTAACGGAAATATTTCACAAGAAAAACACCTGTTAATAAAAGTAGTGTCCTGACCAAACAGTTTTAAAGAAATGCACTTGTATCGAGAAGATTTTGAAACTAAAAATTGTGATCAAATGACACAGTAGCATAGACATACATATAAACAGCTTTAGTAATTACCTCTAAGACACATGAGCATTCACATTGAAATAAAAAGCTTGCACCtgcagcagtgtattagcaattcTTCACATTTAAAACACATCCTCTACTGTAGTGTGACTAAAGCCAATTGACCTCACTCCCCCCCAACCCACACTGCTGTAAGTGCAAAAGAGCATTTCCAAGAATAAACAACATAAACAaagcaaaaaatataaaaactatGAACACAAAGAGGAAAGGAAAAGTTAAACACTGTACCGTCTCTTGCACCAGCGAGATGGTTGTTAAACAAAGTCTCTGCAGACCACAGGGTCTTACTCTTTCCCCAAAGTATTACATCATTAGAAAGGCTCCTCCCCCCAGAGTCTTATGATCGATAACTCTtctcattgtattacatcactctactgtCCCCCTCACCCAGGTACTTCCTAAATTCTTACCGAGAGTCTTAACAGTTCTACACTGGTGGGGGTAAAAGATGGGAGATATGCACGTGCAACATGTTCTGTTGCGGGTCATGTTTTAAATGTTcaatcagtgattttttttttttttaaactacagttCAATCAGCTCCAGAGCAAATGCCTTGCTCAAGTCTCTCCCAATGGCCGCCAACGATTTATTAGAGCAATCTGTCTAACATAGGCTGTTGGGGGCTGGAAGGAGGGGTTGTTTCCGCTGTGACCACCTCTTCAGGAACAGTCCCGATTCCTTCAGGCCTCTGTACCATGAGGGGGGGGTGTGGGGAAGAGAAAGCTGAAACAGTGTCACCTGACCAAAACTGGCTTTTCAGTTTCTGTTCTGTTTCACTTTTACAGTATGATTACAGTATGATAATAGCAGCACagaacaagagaaaaaaaaatgtctttctGTGTTTGTTTGGCTTTTAAGTCTGAGTCTCGTTGTGAGCATAGCATTTCAGTCTTCCCCCACCATTATTTGCACTCCTGCagtggagaaagtgagggggtgaGTCAGGAAAGTCTTGACTTTTGTTTGGAGGGGGGAGTTATTTTTTAGTTTACCTATCAGGTGTAAATTTCCAGGCACTCAGTTCATTTTGGGCTTGCTCCAGTTTGTCTTTAGTCTGTTCCAGTTCGGCCTTCATTTTAAGGAAAAATAAGTTGATGGCTGGGTCCACCATGGAGGATCTCAGTTGAGCCACACTGGGCTGCTGCACTTGCTTCAGGTACTGGATCTGCGTCTGAAAAGGGATGAACCGTGTTAAAAACTGAAGCAACAGAAGAATCTGATCACTCGTATGTTTAAGACCAAACCTGAGCAATTAAACTAATAATTTCAGAATAAATTATGTGAAAAGGAGGAGTTTGAGATTTAAGCACCCAACAATTCTTCATTTGCACGTGACATCACAGCTAATTCTACgcgaggctttgaaccggaaggtggccatgttggaggatctaCATAAACTCACACGGCgcacatttactatagaagatatgctcgagaggtcgttacgctcaagaattccttttgtttctttgctATGCCTTAAACactctttgtgctgtaactgGATGCGGGTtcaactctattcgagacaaggggacttaagttctttagaattccagcaattataaataatcaaggagaaaaaacaagagttttgtccacggagcgtagacgtcactgactgtccaacataaaccgagCTGATCTCagcgatgagaaagcaaaaaccacacgagtctgcagtgaacattttatcaacggTAAGTACTacgaactagttattaatgaaagatcacaatatataagaaatatcggatcgtttaatagcctggtcgtgcagaaactcgccgcgatcatcgagtgtgtgatccgacaatcaaaggcttctacgattatttcattttaaaaagagctgtatatcatttttgatgacgctgcttttattttgctttttctttccatgaGTGAAACCAGCTGATCTCGATAATTTTACGGATCCAGTCTGGGCTCCGACACAAAATACGGGccgcaacaaaatcaaagatgggaCTAAAGCAGTAGCTCGAAATGCGAGGCTtacagagcgcagaaagaaacgcagaattattgaagaatcttcccaaacgatcacagaATCAATCGAACAAAATTCACGTCAATCCCCGACCTCAAATCCTGCAGCCTCGTCGCCCGGTGACGGCTCTTTTAGAACTAAATATGTTCTATAGTGTGTTAGATACCGGTCTTTTGAAGCAGACAAAAttgttgtttttaaaatagatttgagaaacgactacaagcttctaaacggaactcctctttaccttccagtctgtactctcaacactgtgtctatgtgtttattgtagatcctccaacatggcggcggtcaagaacgcaagcagttttggtcacatggttgcaaacgaagaataGTGTGGTACAAGTAACAAATAGAAATCAATGGCAACTACATTGACTGGGacaaaaaatacatttatttataaataaataaataaaaatgatagAACATGTGCGCTGTACTAAATCAAGTACTTTTGTCAAAActtccccaaaaaaaaaaaatcactgcgaAATATGCACTAATATGGAAATATAcacaaatgattaaaaaaaaaaagaaaaaaagtcttgAGGGCTCGCTATATACAGTGCTTGGCCTTTTCATACAAGCAATATTTATCATTTGGCATTGAAAATTATCTCTAGACTGGACAGGACCCAAACTTTGACAACAAAAGCCACGTTGTTTCCCCCGTGTTGTCTATTATCTTGATCTTGTGACACCCCTACCTGTAAAGTCTGACAAATAGGACAGTGGCCCGTTCCCTTAAAAATGGAAAGGCATTTAAAACAAATTACGCTTTAAGGAGGGAAATAATTATGCCAAAGaaaaggggaaagaaaaaaaaaagaaaaatctctgTCGCAAACTGCTGAATTGTTGCCTTGTATTTTGAAATGCTCCAAGtagtaagaacattttttttttttaaatatacacacAATACTAATCtaataatgtttttcttccaccTCTGACATGAACACACTGTTAGGACACCCTACGGTTATAATATTTCTTTACTGTGGACTAAAGTTATGAAACCACGAATGAAAGAAAACCAGAAATTGAAACACTTACTGTACATTCCTGCATTTCCTGTTCTTTTGTGGCCAGCCTCATCACCAGGATGTTCTCTCTGCGTGCCGACTCTTGCTGTTGCTGCTTGAGCTTCTCCTCAGACTCCTTAAGACCAGTCACATCATTGGCTATGGACATAATATGCAATTAGTATACGGCCCACGGAAACAGTGAACGAAACCTGAAAAGATCCatagcattattaaaacctgtaaCGCATTAGGTTATGAATTC
This Neoarius graeffei isolate fNeoGra1 chromosome 3, fNeoGra1.pri, whole genome shotgun sequence DNA region includes the following protein-coding sequences:
- the wtap gene encoding pre-mRNA-splicing regulator WTAP isoform X2 translates to MTNEEPLPKKVRLSESDMKTLTREELCARWKQHEAYVQVLEAKYADLNSNDVTGLKESEEKLKQQQQESARRENILVMRLATKEQEMQECTTQIQYLKQVQQPSVAQLRSSMVDPAINLFFLKMKAELEQTKDKLEQAQNELSAWKFTPDSQTGKKLMAKCRMLIQENQELGRQLSQGRIAQLEAELALQKKYSEELKSSQDELNDFIIQLDEEVEGMQSTILVLQQQLKETRQQLSQQAQALGSSSGAGPSRTAPSPPSASEPPAETETAPSGSSTGAKDCGRAFNGPSNGSTQRALSSSGPYREASSADEDYPGSPCASSPAHGGGAKLSNHSEGAASQGTGDGYGMLSAGYESVDSPTGSEASMTQHSNDTDSNTDSHEAAAVAKSTRTVGAHHTTHNGLDSAAAPTTASSPSTGSVL
- the wtap gene encoding pre-mRNA-splicing regulator WTAP isoform X1, giving the protein MCDEIKMTNEEPLPKKVRLSESDMKTLTREELCARWKQHEAYVQVLEAKYADLNSNDVTGLKESEEKLKQQQQESARRENILVMRLATKEQEMQECTTQIQYLKQVQQPSVAQLRSSMVDPAINLFFLKMKAELEQTKDKLEQAQNELSAWKFTPDSQTGKKLMAKCRMLIQENQELGRQLSQGRIAQLEAELALQKKYSEELKSSQDELNDFIIQLDEEVEGMQSTILVLQQQLKETRQQLSQQAQALGSSSGAGPSRTAPSPPSASEPPAETETAPSGSSTGAKDCGRAFNGPSNGSTQRALSSSGPYREASSADEDYPGSPCASSPAHGGGAKLSNHSEGAASQGTGDGYGMLSAGYESVDSPTGSEASMTQHSNDTDSNTDSHEAAAVAKSTRTVGAHHTTHNGLDSAAAPTTASSPSTGSVL